From a single Nissabacter sp. SGAir0207 genomic region:
- a CDS encoding glycosyltransferase: MKQIDTHHSLSAHDFVLNEPTGVWCQDTKQTFGYNDGDAIENYVLDAVTQASDLGVYSLELSEKMKDWPSTYHLISRRSNLLLPFKEWFNGKRVLEIGCGCGAISRFLGESCAEVVSVEGSLRRAQIARQRTRDLPNVTVVSAPSDTLPDLGEFDAVLLVGVLEYANMFLGPNGQQRLLEDCQRRLTADGRLFVAIENKLGLKYFSGANEDHLGQPMVGINNAYDGNGVSTLGRRDLLALMTRSGFGEVQEYLPLPDYKLPVTMVTPLGWQQYATSLTPLVIESVHQDPQQIPLYLFSLEQATKSVWENGAAPDLANSFLMVCSKQPQAPSLHPQTAAYHFTDGRIPAFNKITRFDHTGEGGLQVYTGPMVEAAGETSFICHNQPEESAFIHGASLWLELLQQVNRTGWTFDDLKAWATSWLDSLLTRAGHPAGAYDKALALPPEYQDALPFNAMRTPEGEIIYFDLEWEPEETVSLGYIAYRGLYHSLFRITSLASLPPECSHNVFELTLALMQAVGFECDEQDGMTYLQQDAAFMARIQNKEPEPIAEQLRHVGLRIRVDLGQVGDHITLLQAAAEEERAARQDDLASLNHEKELLVQVQHVLIKENRLLEQQLTRLNEGRDAISYSQEEVDALNLQIAHLNQQANDLHHHLAELNQHAVNLDQNLAGVYRSASWRATAPLRAISRRMPADKRKYAHFAVHKFHSVGRLAKNAPQYAREMGGWKPLADYVYRTLRREGVGGILARARGKLNQAAIITPAQRRSDYEEWVGLYDTFGPAQREQALQEIEHFDRYPVISVVMPAYNPPVALLSEAIESVRNQVYPHWELCIADDCSPNAEVQQVLKSYAAKDPRIKICLREQNGHISAASNSALALATGEYIALLDHDDLLPAHALFEVTKAVLAHPEASMFYSDEDKMDPQGVRCHPYFKPDWNPDLFLSQNMFSHLGVYKRSLIEKVGGFRLGVEGSQDYDLALRCLEEAGHETVRHIPKVLYHWRIIPGSTAASGGEKPYAFLAAMKVVREHLERQGIRAEVDEAVEGMNMLRVKYALPAVPPRVSIVIPTRNGKNLVQQCIDSITQKTTYPDYEIILVDNGSDDAEAVAYFAELNQRDNVTVLRDDRPFNYSALNNEAVKAARGELICLLNNDIEVISPDWLDEMVSHALRPEIGAVGARLWYPNDTIQHAGVVLGMGGVAGHVHLGITRENPGYFGRAWLVQNYSAVTAACLVIRKSVYEQVNGLEEQNLTVAFNDVDFCIRVRNAGYRNLWTPFAELYHHESATRGNDLAPEKIERFKREIAYMESAHRHELDCDPAFNPNLDLMNHHFTLSFPPRESGE; this comes from the coding sequence TTGAAACAGATTGACACACATCACAGCCTCTCTGCGCACGATTTTGTTCTGAATGAACCCACCGGTGTATGGTGCCAGGATACAAAACAGACCTTTGGTTACAACGACGGCGATGCGATTGAGAACTACGTTCTGGATGCGGTGACCCAAGCCAGCGACTTGGGCGTCTATTCACTGGAGTTGAGTGAAAAGATGAAGGATTGGCCCTCCACCTATCACCTGATTTCGCGCCGCTCAAACCTGCTGCTGCCCTTCAAAGAGTGGTTTAACGGCAAGCGGGTGTTGGAAATTGGCTGCGGCTGCGGGGCCATTAGCCGTTTTCTGGGTGAGTCCTGTGCGGAGGTGGTCTCCGTCGAGGGCAGCCTGCGCCGGGCGCAGATTGCCCGTCAACGCACCCGTGATTTACCTAATGTTACGGTTGTCTCTGCGCCAAGCGATACCCTGCCCGATTTAGGGGAGTTTGATGCGGTGTTGCTGGTGGGCGTACTGGAGTACGCCAATATGTTCCTTGGGCCAAACGGGCAGCAACGTTTGCTGGAAGATTGCCAGCGCCGCCTGACCGCTGATGGGCGTCTGTTTGTCGCCATCGAAAATAAGCTGGGCCTGAAGTATTTTTCCGGTGCCAATGAGGATCACCTTGGGCAACCGATGGTTGGCATCAATAATGCCTATGACGGAAATGGCGTCAGCACCCTCGGTCGCCGGGATCTTCTGGCGCTGATGACCCGCAGCGGCTTTGGTGAGGTACAGGAGTACCTGCCGCTGCCGGACTACAAATTGCCAGTGACGATGGTCACTCCGTTGGGATGGCAGCAATACGCGACCTCCCTGACGCCGCTGGTGATTGAGTCCGTACACCAGGATCCTCAACAAATCCCGCTCTATCTCTTCTCACTGGAACAGGCGACCAAAAGTGTCTGGGAGAATGGCGCCGCGCCCGATCTGGCCAACTCCTTCCTGATGGTGTGCAGCAAGCAACCGCAAGCGCCCTCGCTGCACCCACAGACGGCGGCTTACCACTTTACCGATGGCCGCATTCCGGCCTTCAACAAAATTACCCGTTTTGATCATACTGGCGAAGGCGGGCTACAGGTCTACACCGGCCCAATGGTGGAGGCCGCTGGCGAGACCAGCTTTATTTGCCATAACCAGCCGGAGGAGAGCGCTTTTATTCACGGTGCCTCCCTGTGGCTGGAGTTGCTGCAACAGGTCAACCGCACCGGCTGGACGTTCGATGATCTGAAGGCGTGGGCGACTAGCTGGCTGGATAGCCTGCTGACGCGTGCCGGCCACCCGGCAGGCGCGTATGACAAAGCGCTGGCGCTGCCACCGGAGTATCAGGATGCTTTGCCCTTCAACGCCATGCGCACCCCGGAAGGGGAGATTATTTACTTCGACCTGGAGTGGGAGCCGGAAGAGACGGTTTCATTGGGTTATATCGCGTACCGCGGCCTTTATCACTCCCTGTTCCGCATCACCTCGCTGGCCTCCCTGCCGCCGGAGTGTAGCCACAATGTGTTTGAGCTGACGCTGGCCCTGATGCAGGCCGTAGGCTTTGAGTGCGATGAGCAGGATGGCATGACCTATCTGCAGCAGGATGCCGCCTTTATGGCGCGCATCCAGAATAAAGAGCCTGAGCCGATTGCTGAACAGCTGCGCCACGTTGGCCTGCGGATCCGCGTTGACCTTGGTCAGGTGGGCGATCACATCACGCTCTTACAAGCTGCCGCTGAAGAGGAGCGGGCGGCCCGCCAGGACGATCTCGCCAGCTTGAACCACGAGAAAGAGTTGTTGGTGCAGGTGCAGCATGTGCTGATCAAGGAGAATCGGCTTCTTGAGCAGCAACTCACCCGGTTGAATGAGGGCCGAGACGCTATCAGCTACTCGCAGGAGGAGGTGGACGCGCTCAATCTGCAAATTGCCCACCTGAATCAGCAAGCCAATGATCTCCACCATCATCTCGCTGAGTTAAACCAGCATGCGGTCAACCTGGACCAAAATCTGGCAGGGGTATACCGCTCCGCCAGCTGGCGCGCAACGGCACCACTGCGGGCGATTAGCCGCCGAATGCCAGCCGATAAGCGCAAATACGCCCATTTTGCCGTGCACAAATTCCACTCTGTGGGGCGGCTGGCAAAAAATGCGCCGCAATATGCCCGCGAAATGGGCGGCTGGAAGCCTCTGGCCGACTACGTCTACCGCACATTGCGCCGGGAAGGGGTTGGCGGCATCCTCGCACGTGCGCGTGGGAAATTGAATCAGGCGGCGATCATCACGCCAGCACAGCGCCGCTCTGATTATGAGGAGTGGGTCGGGCTATATGACACCTTTGGCCCGGCGCAGCGTGAGCAGGCGTTGCAGGAGATTGAGCACTTTGACCGTTACCCGGTCATCAGCGTGGTAATGCCGGCCTATAACCCGCCGGTAGCACTGTTGAGCGAGGCGATCGAGTCCGTCCGGAATCAGGTCTACCCCCACTGGGAACTGTGCATCGCCGATGACTGCTCGCCCAATGCGGAAGTGCAGCAGGTGCTTAAATCCTATGCCGCCAAGGATCCGCGCATCAAAATCTGTCTGCGTGAGCAGAACGGACACATTTCGGCCGCCAGTAACAGTGCGCTGGCGTTGGCGACCGGGGAGTACATTGCCCTGCTTGACCATGACGACCTGCTGCCGGCGCATGCCCTGTTCGAAGTCACCAAAGCCGTGCTGGCTCATCCCGAGGCGAGCATGTTCTACAGTGACGAAGATAAGATGGATCCACAGGGCGTGCGTTGCCACCCCTATTTCAAACCCGACTGGAACCCGGATCTCTTCTTGTCGCAGAACATGTTCTCGCATCTGGGCGTCTATAAACGCAGCCTGATTGAGAAGGTGGGCGGCTTCCGTCTGGGGGTTGAAGGTAGCCAGGATTACGATCTGGCGTTGCGCTGCCTCGAAGAGGCAGGGCATGAGACGGTGCGCCATATCCCGAAAGTGCTCTACCACTGGCGGATCATTCCAGGCAGTACGGCAGCCAGCGGCGGTGAGAAGCCCTATGCATTCCTGGCGGCAATGAAAGTGGTGCGGGAGCATCTGGAAAGGCAGGGTATTCGTGCCGAGGTGGATGAGGCCGTTGAGGGGATGAACATGTTGCGGGTGAAGTATGCCCTGCCAGCAGTACCGCCACGGGTTTCCATCGTCATTCCTACCCGTAACGGCAAAAATCTGGTGCAGCAGTGCATTGACAGCATCACCCAGAAAACCACCTATCCCGATTACGAGATCATTCTGGTGGATAACGGCAGTGATGATGCCGAGGCCGTTGCCTACTTTGCAGAGTTGAATCAGCGTGACAACGTCACGGTGCTGCGTGACGATCGTCCTTTCAACTACTCTGCGCTGAACAATGAGGCGGTTAAAGCGGCACGCGGCGAGCTGATCTGTCTGCTGAACAATGATATTGAGGTCATCTCTCCTGATTGGCTGGATGAGATGGTCAGCCATGCCCTGCGCCCAGAAATTGGTGCCGTCGGCGCCCGTCTGTGGTACCCCAATGACACCATCCAACATGCCGGCGTGGTACTGGGGATGGGCGGGGTGGCCGGGCATGTCCACTTGGGCATTACCCGTGAGAACCCCGGCTACTTTGGCCGCGCCTGGCTGGTGCAGAACTACTCGGCCGTTACGGCAGCCTGTTTGGTGATCCGCAAGTCAGTCTATGAGCAGGTCAATGGGCTGGAGGAGCAGAACCTGACGGTGGCGTTCAATGATGTCGACTTCTGCATCCGGGTGCGCAATGCGGGCTACCGCAACCTGTGGACGCCGTTTGCCGAACTCTATCACCATGAGTCCGCCACACGTGGTAACGATCTGGCACCGGAAAAAATTGAGCGGTTCAAGCGTGAAATTGCCTATATGGAGAGTGCCCACAGGCATGAACTGGATTGTGATCCCGCCTTCAACCCCAATCTGGATTTGATGAACCATCACTTTACGCTGTCATTCCCACCCCGGGAATCCGGTGAATAA
- a CDS encoding ABC transporter permease, which produces MNPHSRKPASLLSLAANTWVHRNLIYQMAKRDVIGRYKGSVMGLLWSFINPIFMLAVYTLVFSVVFKARWAGADASESKMDFAIILFVGLITHGLFAEVLNRAPFLIVQNANYVKKVVFPLEILPIVTLCSVLFHSLISLLVLLVAFFIFNGHLYWTALFAPLVFLPLLLMTLGLAWFVASLGVFVRDVGQTVSLLMIVMMYLSTVFFPIAALPEELQPVILLNPLTFIIEQARAVLIWGKLPDFAGLGAYTLVAMVVMWLGYAWFQKTRKGFADVL; this is translated from the coding sequence ATGAATCCACATTCGCGCAAGCCCGCCTCGCTGCTCTCATTGGCAGCCAACACCTGGGTACACCGGAACCTCATTTATCAGATGGCCAAACGGGATGTGATCGGGCGTTACAAAGGCTCGGTCATGGGCCTGCTCTGGTCATTCATCAACCCCATTTTTATGCTGGCGGTCTACACGCTGGTCTTCTCTGTGGTCTTCAAGGCTCGCTGGGCCGGGGCGGATGCCAGTGAATCGAAAATGGATTTTGCCATCATTCTGTTTGTCGGATTAATCACCCACGGCCTGTTCGCCGAAGTGCTCAATCGCGCGCCCTTTCTGATTGTCCAAAATGCCAACTATGTGAAGAAAGTGGTGTTCCCGCTGGAGATTTTGCCCATCGTCACCCTCTGCTCAGTGCTGTTCCACAGCCTGATCAGTCTGCTGGTACTGCTGGTGGCCTTTTTCATCTTCAACGGCCACCTCTACTGGACAGCGCTGTTCGCGCCGCTGGTGTTTTTGCCGCTGCTGCTCATGACGCTCGGGCTGGCGTGGTTTGTCGCCTCGCTTGGGGTCTTTGTGCGCGATGTCGGACAGACGGTCTCGTTGCTGATGATTGTAATGATGTACCTCTCCACCGTGTTTTTCCCGATTGCCGCTCTGCCAGAAGAGTTGCAGCCAGTGATCCTGCTCAACCCGCTCACCTTCATTATCGAGCAGGCGCGGGCGGTGCTGATTTGGGGCAAATTGCCTGATTTTGCGGGCCTGGGAGCCTATACCCTGGTGGCGATGGTGGTGATGTGGCTGGGATATGCCTGGTTCCAAAAGACGAGAAAGGGATTTGCAGATGTCCTCTAA
- a CDS encoding ABC transporter ATP-binding protein: MSSNDYAIRIENISKCYQVYESPIRRLQQFIVPQFDRRLGRQPRVYHQDFWALRDVSLELPRGQTMGIVGRNGSGKSTLLQIIAGTLTPTAGDVKVNGRVAALLELGAGFNNDFSGRDNVYLNASLLGLSREETDAKLDDILAFADIGHFIDSPVRAYSSGMLVRLAFAVQAQIDPEILIVDEALAVGDAKFQAKCFARLKKLKEQGTSILFVSHATEQIVTHCDSALLLDGGHVQVQGKPRDVVNRYLDILFGKPQKEKGAREEAAALIEEAVVGETERSAREEGKTPARLPLKALVAGSYDERVNYNPAEYRWGDRAAELVDFHLEQAGEAYPVSLTPREEIRFTFRVRFNALVVRPIFGFAVKTKEGVTIYNTNSEIQHIDLLNEGKPGAETLVTVVMPVTLYEGDYFVSVGIASCSASGEIIPHDRRYDSIHLTVQPVGTFTGLADLNARIKFETD; the protein is encoded by the coding sequence ATGTCCTCTAATGATTATGCGATCCGCATTGAAAATATAAGCAAATGCTATCAGGTGTATGAGAGCCCCATTCGCCGGCTCCAACAATTTATCGTCCCACAATTTGATCGACGTCTTGGCCGACAGCCGCGAGTCTATCATCAGGATTTCTGGGCGCTGCGCGATGTCTCGCTGGAGTTGCCGCGTGGGCAGACAATGGGAATTGTCGGGCGCAATGGCTCAGGCAAATCGACATTGCTGCAAATCATCGCGGGTACGCTGACGCCCACTGCCGGTGATGTCAAAGTCAATGGCCGGGTAGCGGCGCTGCTGGAGCTGGGGGCTGGGTTTAACAATGATTTCAGCGGTCGGGACAACGTCTACCTGAACGCCTCGCTGTTGGGGCTGAGCCGCGAGGAGACCGACGCCAAACTGGATGACATCCTCGCCTTTGCCGACATTGGCCACTTTATCGACTCGCCCGTGCGCGCCTACTCCAGCGGGATGCTGGTGCGACTGGCGTTTGCGGTGCAGGCGCAAATTGACCCGGAAATTTTGATCGTTGATGAGGCGCTGGCCGTCGGCGATGCCAAATTTCAGGCGAAATGTTTCGCGCGCCTGAAAAAGCTGAAAGAGCAGGGCACCTCCATTCTTTTTGTTTCACATGCCACTGAACAGATTGTCACCCACTGTGACAGTGCGCTGCTGCTCGATGGCGGCCATGTGCAGGTGCAGGGCAAGCCGCGTGACGTGGTCAACCGCTACCTGGATATCCTGTTTGGTAAGCCGCAAAAAGAGAAGGGCGCGCGCGAAGAGGCGGCAGCGCTAATTGAGGAGGCGGTGGTCGGAGAGACCGAACGCTCGGCCCGAGAAGAGGGCAAAACCCCAGCGCGCCTGCCGCTGAAAGCGTTGGTTGCAGGCAGCTATGATGAGCGGGTGAACTACAATCCGGCGGAGTACCGCTGGGGTGACCGCGCGGCTGAGCTGGTCGATTTCCATCTTGAGCAGGCGGGCGAGGCCTATCCAGTCAGCCTGACCCCGCGTGAGGAAATCCGTTTTACCTTCCGGGTACGCTTCAATGCGCTGGTGGTGCGCCCAATCTTTGGCTTTGCCGTCAAAACCAAGGAGGGGGTCACTATCTATAACACCAACTCTGAAATTCAACATATTGACCTGCTGAATGAAGGTAAGCCCGGCGCTGAGACCCTGGTTACGGTGGTGATGCCTGTCACCCTGTATGAAGGGGACTACTTTGTGTCAGTTGGGATCGCCAGCTGCTCCGCCAGCGGTGAAATCATTCCGCACGACCGCCGTTATGACTCAATCCATCTTACTGTGCAGCCGGTAGGGACGTTCACCGGTTTAGCTGATCTGAATGCGAGAATTAAATTTGAAACAGATTGA